From the Streptomyces syringium genome, one window contains:
- a CDS encoding ABC transporter substrate-binding protein: protein MPISRRRLLTTGGGLALAGGLAAACGSNTGREDSGSRSQLSQWYHQYGEAGTEPAVRRYAKAYKNADVRVQWRPGNYDQQTAAALLTDSGPDVFEVNGPTLDQIRGGQIVDLTDLVQGVKDDFHPAALAPKTHDGRIWAVPQVIDTQVLYYRRSLLDKAGVKPPRTLDELVDAAKKLTDARTKGLFLGNDGGAGVLGGTPLHAAGLSLVTADGKVGFDDPAAARTLGKIRRLYADKSLLLGAPADWSDPSALVQGLTAMQWSGLWALPQIKKALGDDFGVLPFPSDGPSGRPAVPVGAYGSAVSARSRRKAAAKAYVKWLWVERTDFQQDFALSYGFHIPARVSLAKKADRLRSGAAADIVRFTVDHGYAQPLLWTVASQTAYQDALSRIIKDGADPDRELKAAVRTTGAELRRVKKTS from the coding sequence ATGCCGATCAGCCGCAGACGACTCCTGACAACCGGTGGCGGGCTCGCCCTGGCGGGCGGGCTCGCCGCCGCCTGCGGCTCCAACACCGGGCGCGAAGACAGCGGTTCCCGGTCCCAACTGTCCCAGTGGTACCACCAGTACGGCGAGGCGGGCACCGAACCGGCCGTGCGGCGGTACGCGAAGGCCTATAAAAACGCGGACGTCCGGGTGCAGTGGCGGCCCGGAAACTACGACCAGCAGACCGCGGCCGCCCTGCTGACCGACTCGGGGCCGGACGTCTTCGAGGTCAACGGCCCGACGCTGGACCAGATCCGGGGCGGACAGATCGTCGACCTCACCGACCTCGTGCAGGGCGTCAAGGACGACTTCCATCCGGCGGCCCTCGCTCCCAAGACCCACGACGGCCGGATCTGGGCCGTCCCTCAGGTCATCGACACCCAGGTGCTCTACTACCGCAGAAGCCTGCTGGACAAGGCCGGGGTGAAGCCGCCCCGGACGCTGGACGAGCTGGTCGACGCCGCGAAAAAGCTCACCGACGCCCGGACCAAGGGGCTCTTCCTCGGCAACGACGGCGGCGCGGGCGTCCTCGGCGGCACCCCGCTGCACGCGGCGGGCCTGAGCCTGGTCACCGCCGACGGCAAGGTCGGCTTCGACGACCCGGCCGCCGCCCGTACGCTCGGCAAGATCCGTCGGCTCTACGCCGACAAGTCGCTGCTGCTGGGCGCCCCCGCCGACTGGTCCGACCCCTCCGCCCTCGTCCAGGGGCTGACGGCCATGCAGTGGTCGGGGCTGTGGGCGCTGCCGCAGATCAAGAAGGCACTCGGGGACGACTTCGGGGTGCTGCCCTTCCCCTCCGACGGCCCGAGCGGGCGGCCCGCCGTGCCCGTCGGCGCGTACGGCAGCGCGGTCAGCGCCCGCAGCCGGCGCAAGGCGGCGGCCAAGGCGTACGTGAAGTGGCTGTGGGTGGAGCGCACGGACTTCCAGCAGGACTTCGCGCTCTCCTACGGCTTCCACATCCCGGCCCGTGTCTCCCTGGCGAAGAAGGCCGACAGGCTGCGATCGGGGGCGGCGGCCGACATCGTGCGCTTCACCGTCGACCACGGCTACGCGCAGCCCCTTCTGTGGACGGTCGCGAGCCAAACCGCCTATCAGGACGCTCTCAGCCGCATCATCAAGGACGGCGCCGACCCCGACCGCGAGCTGAAGGCGGCCGTCCGCACGACCGGGGCCGAGCTGCGACGCGTGAAGAAGACGTCCTGA
- a CDS encoding carbohydrate ABC transporter permease translates to MAPGAATPASPRPARQRNRTLWFWIFVGPFAAGLILFTYVPLAWSVYLSFFDAHNTVSPTDFVGLDNYTAMLGDPSFRAALLTFAVFTAFIVPATYALSLGLALAVNRLRFAQAFFRSVFFLPTACSYVVAALVWKLSIFNGVRFGLANTVLGWFGADQIAWLSTTDPPWYWLVIVTVRLWLQAGFYMVLFLAGLQRVPPQLYEAAAVDGARPGWQTFRYITFPALRATSVAVVLLLVIGAFQAFDEFYNLLSDARGYPPYARPPLVYLYYTALGQGQNLGLGSAGAVILALIIAVVTVAQARWFGLGGKDEKAV, encoded by the coding sequence ATGGCACCCGGTGCCGCGACACCCGCGTCACCCCGCCCGGCGCGGCAGCGGAACCGTACCCTCTGGTTCTGGATTTTCGTCGGCCCGTTCGCGGCCGGGCTCATTCTCTTCACGTACGTACCGCTGGCCTGGAGCGTCTACCTCAGCTTCTTCGACGCCCACAACACCGTCTCCCCGACGGACTTCGTCGGCCTGGACAACTACACGGCGATGCTGGGCGACCCGTCCTTCCGCGCCGCCCTGCTGACCTTCGCGGTCTTCACCGCCTTCATCGTCCCGGCCACGTACGCGCTGTCGCTCGGCCTCGCGCTGGCGGTCAACCGGCTGCGGTTCGCCCAGGCGTTCTTCCGGTCGGTCTTCTTCCTGCCGACCGCCTGCTCGTATGTCGTCGCGGCCCTGGTCTGGAAGCTGTCGATCTTCAACGGGGTGCGGTTCGGACTGGCCAACACCGTCCTCGGCTGGTTCGGCGCCGACCAGATCGCCTGGCTGTCGACGACCGACCCGCCCTGGTACTGGCTGGTCATCGTCACCGTCCGGCTCTGGCTCCAGGCGGGCTTCTACATGGTGCTCTTCCTCGCCGGGCTCCAGCGGGTCCCGCCCCAGCTGTACGAGGCCGCCGCCGTGGACGGGGCGCGGCCGGGGTGGCAGACCTTCCGGTACATCACCTTCCCCGCGCTGCGCGCGACCTCCGTCGCGGTGGTGCTGCTGCTGGTCATCGGCGCGTTCCAGGCGTTCGACGAGTTCTACAACCTGCTCTCCGACGCGCGCGGCTACCCGCCCTACGCCCGGCCGCCGCTGGTCTACCTCTACTACACGGCCCTCGGCCAGGGGCAGAACCTCGGCCTCGGCAGCGCGGGGGCGGTCATCCTCGCGCTGATCATCGCGGTGGTGACGGTGGCGCAGGCGCGCTGGTTCGGGCTCGGCGGCAAAGACGAGAAGGCGGTGTAG
- a CDS encoding carbohydrate ABC transporter permease, with protein sequence MNDALVRAGRALRLVLLIALAALFLIPFYLLVRNGLASEEEITAPGWTFFPGELRWSNLRELFADPNVPMAHALLNSTLIAVATTVGTLLLASLAGYGLARIPYRHANAVFYAILGTLMVPAAVTFVPTFVLVSSLGWVSTLRGLIIPTLFSAFACFVFRQYFLGFPRELEDAAQVDGLGYWRTYWRVVVPNSRPVFAAVGTIVFIGAWNAFLWPLVIGQDRDAWTVQVALSTFTTAQVVNIHELFIAAAVSIVPLLLVFLVLQRYIVAGVERSGIDD encoded by the coding sequence ATGAACGACGCACTGGTACGGGCCGGCCGGGCGCTGCGGCTGGTGCTGCTGATCGCGCTGGCCGCGCTGTTCCTGATCCCCTTCTATCTGCTCGTGCGCAACGGCCTGGCGTCGGAGGAGGAGATCACCGCGCCCGGGTGGACGTTCTTCCCCGGGGAACTGCGCTGGTCGAACCTGCGCGAGCTCTTCGCCGACCCGAACGTGCCGATGGCGCACGCGCTGCTGAACTCCACGCTCATCGCGGTGGCGACGACCGTGGGCACCCTGCTGCTCGCCTCCCTGGCCGGCTACGGCCTGGCCCGCATCCCCTACCGCCACGCGAACGCCGTCTTCTACGCGATCCTCGGCACCCTGATGGTCCCGGCGGCGGTCACGTTCGTGCCGACCTTCGTGCTCGTCTCCTCGCTCGGCTGGGTCTCCACGCTGCGCGGTCTGATCATCCCCACGCTGTTCAGCGCGTTCGCGTGCTTCGTCTTCCGGCAGTACTTCCTGGGCTTCCCCCGGGAGCTGGAGGACGCGGCGCAGGTGGACGGGCTCGGGTACTGGCGCACGTACTGGCGCGTCGTCGTCCCCAACTCCCGCCCGGTCTTCGCCGCCGTCGGCACGATCGTCTTCATCGGCGCCTGGAACGCGTTCCTGTGGCCGCTGGTCATCGGCCAGGACCGCGACGCGTGGACCGTCCAGGTCGCCCTGTCCACGTTCACGACCGCGCAGGTCGTGAACATCCACGAGCTGTTCATCGCGGCCGCCGTCTCGATCGTCCCGCTGCTGCTCGTGTTCCTGGTGCTCCAGCGGTACATCGTGGCGGGGGTGGAGCGGTCGGGGATCGACGACTGA
- a CDS encoding ArsR/SmtB family transcription factor: protein MLRVHFTGLDLARLRLAGDPDALWETVLSLHRLRDKQGESIFGDWRSETRTRLNGETRLLAPLVPSRGYFPDFLTPPEGVLGLESGMQALRATPADRVHQELGRVAGARTLPAWIRSLAEGDARAFGKLIGALHAYHQAAIEPYWPHIQAQIEADRAVRGRALLDGGADALLSSLPPMMRWRAPVLECDYPVDRDLHLNGRGLLLLPSFFCRRTPVAFQNPELTPVLVYPARHMSESAPAVTHAPRSLGKLVGHTRSAVLGSIGGGCTTSELARRVGVSAASASQHAGVLREAGLVLTLRNGSAVMHTLTPLGAALLRGGHRGTQLCPKDRSARVQSSIPERPTPATMLQSPGG, encoded by the coding sequence GTGCTGCGTGTCCATTTCACTGGACTCGATCTGGCCCGGTTGCGCCTGGCCGGAGACCCGGACGCACTCTGGGAAACCGTATTGAGCTTGCACCGACTTCGGGACAAACAAGGCGAGTCGATCTTCGGGGATTGGCGCTCGGAAACCCGCACTCGGTTGAATGGTGAAACTCGGCTTCTCGCGCCGCTGGTACCCTCGCGCGGATATTTCCCCGACTTCTTGACCCCGCCCGAAGGCGTACTCGGGCTCGAGTCGGGGATGCAGGCGCTGCGGGCCACGCCCGCCGACCGGGTCCACCAGGAGCTGGGCCGGGTGGCCGGCGCGCGGACGCTGCCCGCTTGGATACGATCGCTCGCCGAGGGCGACGCCCGGGCGTTCGGCAAGCTGATCGGCGCGCTGCACGCCTATCACCAGGCGGCCATCGAGCCGTACTGGCCGCACATCCAGGCGCAGATCGAAGCCGACCGCGCGGTGCGCGGCCGGGCGCTGCTGGACGGCGGAGCCGACGCGCTGCTGTCCTCGCTGCCGCCGATGATGCGCTGGCGGGCACCGGTGCTGGAGTGCGACTACCCCGTGGACCGCGATCTGCATCTGAACGGGCGGGGGTTACTCCTCCTGCCGTCGTTCTTCTGCCGACGCACCCCGGTGGCCTTCCAGAACCCCGAGCTCACCCCGGTGCTCGTCTACCCCGCCCGGCACATGTCGGAGTCCGCGCCCGCGGTCACGCACGCCCCGCGCTCGCTGGGCAAGCTGGTCGGCCACACCCGCTCGGCGGTCCTCGGTTCGATAGGGGGCGGCTGCACGACGAGCGAACTCGCCCGCCGGGTGGGCGTATCGGCGGCCTCGGCCAGCCAGCACGCCGGCGTGCTGCGCGAGGCCGGGCTGGTGCTCACCCTGCGCAACGGCAGCGCGGTGATGCACACGCTGACACCACTGGGCGCGGCCCTGCTGCGCGGTGGCCACCGCGGCACCCAGCTGTGCCCCAAGGACCGGTCGGCGAGGGTCCAGTCATCGATCCCCGAGCGCCCGACCCCGGCCACGATGCTGCAGTCACCCGGGGGGTGA
- the ppdK gene encoding pyruvate, phosphate dikinase → MPETTDRQKFVYDFTEGNKDLKDLLGGKGANLAEMTNLGLPVPPGFTITTEACKVYLASGAEPPEMRDEVSAHLDALEAGMGKKLGQADDPLLVSVRSGAKFSMPGMMDTVLNIGLSDASVAGLAAQAGNERFAWDSYRRLIQMFGKTVLGVDGELFEEALEETKRAKGVTTDVDLDAADLQRLVEEFKGIVSKETGRDFPQEPREQMDLAIRAVFESWNTDRAKLYRRQERIPGDLGTAVNVCSMVFGNLGPDSGTGVAFTRDPASGHAGVYGDYLQNAQGEDVVAGIRNTVPLADLEQLDKASYDQLMQIMQTLETHYKDLCDIEFTIERGKLWMLQTRVGKRTAGAAFRIATQLVDQGLIDEAEALQRVSGAQLAQLMFPRFDEKAATELLGRGIAASPGAAVGKAVFDSYTAVKWSRSGEKVILIRRETNPDDLNGMIAAEGILTSRGGKTSHAAVVARGMGKTCVCGAEELEVDTKRRRMTAPGGVVIEEGDVVSIDGSSGKVYLGEVPVVPSPVVEYFEGRMHAGADDADELVQAVHRMMAYADRTRRLRVRANADNAEDAARARRFGAQGIGLCRTEHMFLGERREMVERLILADTDADRDAALDALLPLQKADFVELFEAMDGLPVTVRLLDPPLHEFLPDITELSVRVALAEARQDANENDLRLLQAVHKLHEQNPMLGLRGVRLGLVIPGLFAMQVRAIAEAAAERKNAKGDPRAEVMIPLVGTVQELEIVREEADQVIAEVEAATGTNLKLTIGTMIELPRAALTAGQIAEAAEFFSFGTNDLTQTVWGFSRDDVEASFFTAYLEKGIFGVSPFETIDRDGVGSLVREAVKAGRATRPDLKLGVCGEHGGDPESVHFFHEVGLDYVSCSPFRIPVARLEAGRAAAIGGGSDSR, encoded by the coding sequence GTGCCGGAAACCACAGATCGCCAGAAGTTCGTCTACGACTTCACCGAGGGCAACAAGGACCTCAAGGACCTGCTCGGCGGGAAGGGCGCCAACCTCGCCGAGATGACCAACCTCGGTCTGCCCGTTCCTCCCGGCTTCACCATCACCACCGAGGCGTGCAAGGTCTACCTCGCCAGCGGCGCCGAGCCGCCGGAGATGCGTGACGAGGTATCCGCCCACCTCGACGCCCTCGAGGCGGGGATGGGCAAGAAGCTCGGCCAGGCCGACGACCCGCTGCTGGTCTCCGTCCGCTCCGGCGCGAAGTTCTCCATGCCCGGCATGATGGACACGGTCCTGAACATCGGCCTCTCCGACGCCTCCGTCGCCGGCCTCGCGGCCCAGGCGGGCAACGAGCGGTTCGCGTGGGACTCCTACCGCCGCCTCATCCAGATGTTCGGCAAGACCGTCCTCGGCGTCGACGGCGAGCTCTTCGAGGAGGCCCTGGAGGAGACCAAGCGCGCCAAGGGCGTCACGACCGACGTCGACCTCGACGCGGCGGACCTCCAGCGCCTGGTGGAGGAGTTCAAGGGCATCGTCTCCAAGGAGACCGGCCGGGACTTCCCGCAGGAGCCGCGCGAGCAGATGGACCTCGCCATAAGGGCCGTCTTCGAGTCGTGGAACACCGACCGCGCCAAGCTCTACCGCCGCCAGGAGCGCATCCCCGGCGACCTCGGCACGGCCGTCAACGTCTGCTCGATGGTCTTCGGCAACCTCGGCCCGGACTCCGGCACCGGCGTCGCCTTCACCCGCGACCCCGCCAGCGGCCACGCCGGCGTCTACGGCGACTACCTCCAGAACGCGCAGGGCGAGGACGTCGTCGCGGGCATCCGCAACACCGTCCCGCTCGCCGACCTCGAACAGCTCGACAAGGCCTCGTACGACCAGCTGATGCAGATCATGCAGACGCTGGAGACGCACTACAAGGACCTGTGCGACATCGAGTTCACCATCGAGCGCGGCAAGCTGTGGATGCTCCAGACCCGCGTCGGCAAGCGCACCGCGGGCGCGGCCTTCCGCATCGCGACGCAGCTGGTGGACCAGGGCCTGATCGACGAGGCCGAGGCGCTCCAGCGCGTCTCCGGCGCGCAGCTCGCCCAGCTGATGTTCCCCCGCTTCGACGAGAAGGCCGCCACCGAGCTGCTGGGCCGGGGCATCGCCGCCTCGCCGGGCGCCGCGGTCGGCAAGGCCGTCTTCGACTCCTACACCGCGGTGAAGTGGTCGCGCTCCGGCGAGAAGGTCATCCTGATCCGCCGTGAGACCAACCCCGACGACCTCAACGGCATGATCGCCGCCGAGGGCATCCTGACCTCGCGCGGCGGCAAGACCTCGCACGCGGCCGTCGTCGCCCGCGGCATGGGCAAGACCTGTGTCTGCGGCGCCGAGGAGCTGGAGGTCGACACCAAGCGCCGCCGCATGACCGCCCCCGGTGGCGTGGTCATCGAGGAGGGTGACGTCGTCTCCATCGACGGCTCCTCCGGCAAGGTCTACCTCGGCGAGGTCCCGGTCGTGCCGTCCCCGGTCGTCGAGTACTTCGAGGGCCGCATGCACGCGGGCGCCGACGACGCCGACGAGCTGGTCCAGGCCGTGCACCGGATGATGGCCTACGCCGACCGCACCCGCCGCCTGCGGGTACGCGCCAACGCGGACAACGCCGAGGACGCCGCCCGCGCCCGCCGCTTCGGCGCCCAGGGCATCGGCCTGTGCCGCACCGAGCACATGTTCCTCGGTGAGCGCCGCGAGATGGTCGAGCGGCTCATCCTGGCCGACACCGACGCCGACCGGGACGCCGCGCTCGACGCGCTGCTGCCGCTGCAGAAGGCCGACTTCGTCGAGCTGTTCGAGGCCATGGACGGCCTGCCGGTGACCGTGCGGCTGCTGGACCCGCCGCTGCACGAGTTCCTGCCGGACATCACCGAGCTGTCGGTGCGCGTCGCGCTCGCCGAGGCCCGCCAGGACGCCAACGAGAACGACCTGCGCCTGCTCCAGGCCGTGCACAAGCTGCACGAGCAGAACCCCATGCTGGGTCTGCGCGGCGTCCGCCTCGGCCTGGTCATCCCCGGTCTGTTCGCCATGCAGGTCCGGGCGATCGCCGAGGCCGCGGCCGAGCGCAAGAACGCCAAGGGCGACCCGCGCGCGGAGGTCATGATCCCGCTGGTGGGCACCGTCCAGGAGCTGGAGATCGTCCGCGAGGAGGCCGACCAGGTCATCGCCGAGGTCGAGGCCGCCACCGGCACGAACCTCAAGCTGACGATCGGCACGATGATCGAGCTGCCGCGCGCCGCGCTGACGGCCGGCCAGATCGCCGAGGCCGCCGAGTTCTTCTCCTTCGGCACGAACGACCTCACCCAGACCGTGTGGGGCTTCTCGCGCGACGACGTCGAGGCCAGCTTCTTCACCGCGTACCTGGAGAAGGGCATCTTCGGCGTCAGCCCCTTCGAGACCATCGACCGTGACGGCGTGGGCTCGCTCGTCCGCGAGGCCGTGAAGGCCGGCCGGGCCACCCGGCCCGACCTCAAGCTCGGCGTCTGCGGCGAGCACGGCGGCGACCCGGAGTCGGTGCACTTCTTCCACGAGGTGGGCCTGGACTACGTCTCCTGCTCCCCCTTCCGCATCCCGGTGGCCCGCCTGGAGGCGGGCCGCGCCGCGGCGATCGGCGGGGGCAGCGACAGCCGCTGA
- the dusB gene encoding tRNA dihydrouridine synthase DusB, with translation MTQLQIGPHSVQPPVVLAPMAGITNAPFRTLCREFSGGKGLFVSEMITTRALVERDAKTMRLIHFDGTEKPRSIQLYGVDPVTVGRAVRMIVDEDLADHIDLNFGCPVPKVTRKGGGSALPFKRNLLRSILREAVGNAGALPVTMKMRKGIDDDHITYLDAGRIAVEEGVTAIALHGRTAAQHYGGTADWDAIARLKETVPEIPVLGNGDIWSADDAVRMMRETGCDGVVVGRGCLGRPWLFGDLVGAFEGGGAAPAAPTLKEVARVMLRHAELLGEWLESEERGVIDFRKHVAWYTKGFSIGSDMRRKLAITSSLGEMDALLSELDLDQPWPVGADGPRGRTSGRNRVVLPDGWLNDPYDCAAVSADAELDTSGG, from the coding sequence ATGACGCAGCTCCAGATCGGCCCGCACTCGGTGCAGCCGCCGGTGGTCCTGGCCCCGATGGCCGGGATCACCAACGCGCCCTTCCGCACGCTGTGCCGTGAGTTCTCCGGCGGCAAGGGGCTCTTCGTCAGCGAGATGATCACCACCCGGGCGCTCGTCGAACGGGACGCCAAGACCATGCGGCTGATCCACTTCGACGGCACCGAGAAGCCGCGCTCGATCCAGCTCTACGGCGTCGACCCGGTCACCGTCGGCCGGGCCGTCCGCATGATCGTGGACGAGGACCTCGCCGACCACATCGACCTGAACTTCGGCTGCCCCGTCCCCAAGGTCACCCGCAAGGGCGGCGGCTCCGCGCTGCCCTTCAAGCGGAACCTGCTGCGCTCGATCCTGCGCGAGGCGGTCGGCAACGCGGGTGCGCTGCCCGTGACCATGAAGATGCGCAAGGGCATCGACGACGACCACATCACCTACCTCGACGCCGGCCGGATCGCCGTCGAGGAGGGCGTCACCGCCATCGCCCTGCACGGCCGCACGGCCGCCCAGCACTACGGCGGGACGGCCGACTGGGACGCCATCGCCCGCCTGAAGGAGACCGTCCCCGAGATCCCGGTGCTCGGAAACGGCGACATCTGGTCGGCGGACGACGCCGTGCGCATGATGCGCGAGACCGGCTGCGACGGTGTCGTGGTCGGGCGCGGCTGCCTGGGCCGCCCCTGGCTCTTCGGTGACCTGGTCGGCGCCTTCGAGGGCGGCGGCGCTGCCCCTGCCGCGCCCACCCTCAAGGAGGTCGCCCGTGTCATGCTGCGCCACGCCGAGCTGCTGGGGGAGTGGCTGGAGAGCGAGGAGCGCGGTGTCATCGACTTCCGCAAGCACGTCGCCTGGTACACCAAGGGCTTCTCGATCGGCTCGGACATGCGACGGAAGCTCGCTATCACCTCATCCCTGGGCGAAATGGACGCTCTTCTGAGCGAGCTGGACCTGGACCAGCCCTGGCCGGTCGGCGCCGACGGCCCGCGCGGGCGGACCTCGGGGCGGAACCGGGTCGTCCTCCCGGATGGCTGGCTCAACGATCCCTACGACTGCGCGGCCGTGAGCGCGGACGCCGAGCTCGACACGTCCGGCGGCTGA
- a CDS encoding helix-turn-helix transcriptional regulator, whose protein sequence is MPAATAPAAMSAGSAMTASDVRRSELAAFLRSRRERISPEQVGLPRGRRRRTPGLRREEVAQLAAVGVTWYTWLEQARAIQVSAQVLDSIARALLFDPGERAHLFALAGTADPMPDTACTGVSPALRQILERLDPFPACVQNARYDILAYNRTYATLMCDLDALPQEERNCLWLTFTNRDWAASVVDREEQMRAMAGKFRAAMAEHIAEPAWKCLLKRLLDASPEFRQIWARHEVVQPVGHRTKTYQQARVGLLRLDHNGLWTGPHPGARVVTFTPADEETHERLRRLHALALAES, encoded by the coding sequence ATGCCGGCCGCGACAGCCCCGGCGGCCATGTCGGCCGGGTCGGCCATGACCGCCTCGGACGTCCGCCGCAGCGAACTCGCCGCCTTCCTGCGCAGCCGCCGCGAGCGCATCTCCCCCGAACAGGTGGGCCTCCCGCGCGGCCGCCGCCGGCGCACCCCCGGACTGCGCCGCGAGGAGGTGGCGCAGCTCGCCGCCGTCGGCGTCACCTGGTACACGTGGCTGGAGCAGGCCAGGGCCATCCAGGTGTCCGCGCAGGTCCTCGACTCCATCGCCCGCGCGCTGCTCTTCGACCCCGGTGAGCGCGCCCACCTCTTCGCCCTGGCCGGTACCGCGGACCCCATGCCCGACACCGCGTGCACGGGCGTCTCGCCGGCGCTCCGGCAGATCCTGGAGCGACTGGACCCCTTCCCCGCCTGTGTGCAGAACGCGCGGTACGACATCCTCGCCTACAACCGCACCTACGCGACGCTGATGTGCGACCTCGACGCCCTGCCGCAGGAGGAGCGCAACTGCCTGTGGCTCACCTTCACCAACCGCGACTGGGCCGCGAGCGTCGTCGACCGGGAGGAGCAGATGCGGGCCATGGCCGGCAAGTTCCGGGCCGCCATGGCCGAGCACATCGCCGAACCCGCCTGGAAGTGCCTGCTCAAGAGGCTGCTCGACGCCTCGCCCGAGTTCCGGCAGATCTGGGCGCGACACGAGGTCGTCCAGCCCGTCGGCCATCGGACGAAGACCTACCAGCAGGCGCGCGTGGGCCTGCTGCGCCTGGACCACAACGGTCTGTGGACCGGCCCCCACCCCGGCGCCCGCGTGGTGACCTTCACCCCCGCCGACGAGGAGACCCACGAGCGCCTGCGGCGACTGCACGCCCTGGCACTCGCCGAATCCTGA
- a CDS encoding MFS transporter: protein MSRIPIPKTAPPAPSIPSTSSVPSAADASTVPSSPSSPASPASSAGGTALSPLGLFTVLMGAALPMVDFFIVNVALPTIDHDLHAGPAMLEMVVGGYGVAYAVLLVLGGRLGDMVGRRRLFLWGTAAFGVTSVACGLAPDAWTLVAARVAQGAASALMMPQVLATIQATTQGARRTKALSMYSGTAGVASAVGQVLGGVLVSVDLFGTGWRSIFLVNAPVAALVLLLTVRAVPETRSEHPTRVDGRGTVLLSLTLVSLLLPLTEGRSAGWPVWSWVLLAVFPFAAVAFVVVERREERAGRTPLVPPSLLRIHSVRSGLALLVPFSIGWGGFMFVIAVALQEGLRLGPLAAGVALVPLCLTFLLGSTVGPRLGARYGRRAVTAGTLIQATGLITLVATFHWGWDGLGALGPAPGLALLGLGQGVLLPLTLRTVLSEVPTTQAGVGGGVMITTQQSFMALGVATLGTLFLSLAPSVGMRDALTITLGAQLAAVAVTLLLSLRLPRAVG, encoded by the coding sequence GTGAGTCGAATCCCGATACCGAAGACAGCCCCGCCTGCCCCGTCCATCCCCTCCACCTCGTCCGTCCCCTCTGCCGCTGACGCCTCCACCGTCCCCTCCTCCCCCTCCTCCCCCGCTTCCCCGGCCTCATCGGCGGGCGGGACAGCGCTGAGCCCGCTCGGGCTGTTCACCGTGCTGATGGGCGCGGCGCTGCCGATGGTGGACTTCTTCATCGTCAACGTCGCGCTGCCCACCATCGACCACGATCTGCACGCGGGCCCCGCCATGCTGGAGATGGTGGTCGGCGGCTACGGCGTCGCGTACGCGGTGCTGCTGGTGCTCGGCGGGCGGCTGGGCGACATGGTGGGCCGGCGGCGGCTGTTCCTGTGGGGCACGGCTGCTTTCGGTGTGACGTCGGTGGCGTGCGGGCTCGCGCCCGACGCCTGGACGCTGGTCGCGGCGCGGGTCGCGCAGGGCGCGGCGTCCGCGCTGATGATGCCGCAGGTGCTGGCGACCATCCAGGCCACCACCCAGGGTGCGCGCCGCACCAAGGCGCTCAGCATGTACAGCGGCACGGCCGGGGTCGCGAGCGCGGTCGGCCAGGTGCTGGGCGGGGTGCTGGTCTCCGTCGACCTCTTCGGTACCGGCTGGCGCTCGATCTTCCTGGTCAACGCGCCGGTCGCGGCGCTCGTGCTGCTGCTGACGGTCCGCGCGGTGCCCGAGACGCGCTCGGAGCACCCGACGAGGGTGGACGGGCGCGGCACGGTGCTGCTGTCGCTGACGCTGGTGTCCCTGCTGCTGCCGCTGACGGAGGGCCGCTCGGCGGGGTGGCCGGTGTGGTCGTGGGTGCTGCTGGCGGTGTTCCCCTTCGCGGCCGTGGCGTTCGTGGTGGTGGAGCGGCGTGAGGAGCGGGCCGGGCGGACGCCGCTGGTGCCGCCGTCGCTGCTGCGGATCCACTCGGTGCGCAGCGGGCTGGCACTCCTCGTGCCGTTCTCCATCGGCTGGGGCGGCTTCATGTTCGTGATCGCGGTGGCGTTGCAGGAGGGACTCCGGCTGGGCCCGCTCGCGGCGGGGGTGGCGCTGGTGCCGCTGTGCCTGACGTTCCTGCTCGGCTCGACGGTCGGTCCCCGGCTGGGCGCGCGCTACGGGCGGCGGGCGGTGACGGCCGGGACGCTGATCCAGGCGACCGGGCTGATCACCCTGGTGGCGACCTTCCACTGGGGCTGGGACGGACTCGGCGCGCTGGGGCCGGCCCCGGGGCTCGCCCTGCTGGGGCTGGGCCAGGGGGTGCTGCTGCCGCTGACCCTGCGGACCGTGCTGAGCGAGGTGCCGACGACGCAGGCGGGCGTCGGGGGCGGCGTCATGATCACCACGCAGCAGTCGTTCATGGCGCTCGGCGTCGCCACGCTCGGCACGCTCTTCCTCTCCCTGGCCCCGTCGGTCGGGATGCGCGACGCGCTGACGATCACGCTCGGGGCGCAGTTGGCGGCGGTGGCCGTGACGCTGCTGCTGAGCCTGCGGCTGCCGCGCGCGGTGGGGTGA